A genomic segment from Candidatus Pacearchaeota archaeon encodes:
- a CDS encoding DEAD/DEAH box helicase family protein, with product MEEENELKEVRKYLVSITPRDYQEKIFLTAVKNNTLVVLPTGLGKTLIALMLSIHRLIKFPNSKILFLAPTRPLAEQHYNYFKKYLPDLFADMILFTGKIKAEKRKEQWQNANIIFSTPQCISNDIKNNLYSLQEVSLLIEDECHRCIKNYSYTYIAKKYKEQAKNFKILGLTASPGSEKEKIRTICQNLEIEKVELRNRESEDVKQYLQKLKFEVIKLDFPEELQKLRNILKKVYDKKIEELIKRKLLFGKATKKNLLETQHKIMKAISTGNRHFNLLSGASACAVALKIQHAIELIETQTLVSAFEYLQDLFRQSEKEKSKAVKQIVKSKEFNQAYNYLIELLTRKKENPKLEKLKEIIIEELKNKKNSKIIVFSQYRDSVIKICKELNNIENVNAKIFIGQTIKKEIGMTQKEQQEIIREFSLGKANILVSTSIGEEGLDIPEVDIVIFYEPIPSAIRKIQRAGRTARLRPGKIIILMIKKTRDEYYYWASFHKEKKMYNVINDINKEINNKKTIIKKEKNLFDY from the coding sequence ATGGAAGAGGAAAATGAATTAAAAGAAGTGAGAAAGTATTTGGTTTCTATTACACCAAGAGATTATCAAGAAAAGATATTTTTAACTGCTGTAAAAAATAATACTCTAGTTGTTCTGCCTACTGGATTAGGAAAAACTTTAATTGCTCTAATGCTATCTATACATAGATTAATAAAATTTCCTAATTCAAAAATTTTGTTTTTAGCCCCAACAAGACCTTTAGCAGAACAACATTATAATTATTTTAAAAAATATCTTCCAGATTTATTTGCCGATATGATTTTATTTACAGGAAAAATAAAAGCAGAAAAAAGAAAAGAGCAATGGCAAAATGCAAATATAATTTTTTCTACTCCACAATGTATTTCTAATGATATAAAAAATAATTTGTATTCTTTACAAGAAGTTTCTTTATTAATAGAAGATGAATGTCATAGATGTATAAAAAATTATTCTTACACTTATATAGCAAAAAAATATAAAGAACAGGCAAAAAATTTTAAAATTCTTGGTTTAACTGCGAGTCCAGGAAGCGAAAAAGAAAAAATAAGAACAATATGTCAAAATTTAGAAATAGAAAAAGTTGAATTAAGAAATAGAGAAAGTGAAGATGTTAAGCAATATTTACAAAAATTAAAATTTGAAGTTATAAAATTAGATTTCCCAGAAGAATTACAAAAATTAAGAAACATATTAAAAAAAGTATATGATAAGAAAATAGAAGAACTTATCAAAAGAAAATTATTGTTTGGCAAAGCTACAAAAAAGAATTTATTAGAAACCCAACATAAAATTATGAAAGCAATATCTACCGGCAACAGACATTTCAATCTCCTTTCTGGGGCAAGCGCCTGTGCTGTTGCACTAAAAATACAACATGCTATAGAACTTATAGAAACACAAACTCTAGTTTCTGCTTTTGAATATTTGCAAGATTTATTTAGACAGTCAGAAAAAGAAAAAAGTAAAGCAGTAAAGCAAATAGTAAAAAGTAAAGAATTTAATCAAGCTTATAACTATTTAATTGAATTATTAACAAGAAAAAAAGAAAATCCAAAGTTAGAAAAACTTAAAGAAATAATAATTGAAGAATTAAAAAACAAAAAAAATTCAAAAATAATAGTTTTTTCTCAATATAGAGATAGTGTTATTAAGATTTGTAAAGAATTAAATAACATAGAAAATGTTAACGCTAAAATTTTTATTGGACAAACAATAAAAAAAGAAATTGGAATGACGCAAAAGGAGCAGCAAGAAATAATAAGAGAATTTTCTCTTGGAAAAGCAAATATTTTGGTATCTACTTCAATAGGAGAAGAAGGTTTAGATATTCCTGAAGTAGATATTGTAATTTTTTATGAACCCATACCTTCTGCAATAAGAAAAATACAAAGAGCCGGAAGAACGGCAAGATTAAGACCAGGAAAAATTATAATTTTAATGATAAAAAAAACAAGAGATGAATATTATTATTGGGCTTCTTTTCATAAAGAAAAAAAGATGTATAATGTAATAAATGATATAAATAAAGAAATAAATAATAAAAAAACAATAATAAAAAAAGAAAAGAATTTATTTGATTATTAA